A window of Candidatus Dadabacteria bacterium contains these coding sequences:
- a CDS encoding transcriptional regulator: MALTYDAREVFVERARKSRRYRIAILGEVLECIADGEANTARDLLRDYVQAVGSKKVARLVCKEPQAVMRMLRPSSNPSLDNISKLLASLRKHEGVEPRVNAG; this comes from the coding sequence ATGGCACTAACTTATGATGCGAGAGAAGTTTTTGTAGAGCGGGCACGGAAGAGCAGAAGGTATAGGATTGCTATTCTCGGAGAGGTGTTGGAGTGCATAGCTGATGGTGAGGCGAATACCGCCAGAGATTTGCTACGCGATTATGTTCAGGCGGTTGGTTCCAAAAAGGTGGCAAGATTGGTGTGCAAAGAGCCGCAAGCGGTTATGCGTATGCTCAGGCCCTCAAGCAATCCGAGTTTGGATAATATCTCAAAACTTCTTGCCTCTCTCCGCAAGCATGAGGGGGTTGAACCGCGAGTGAATGCGGGATGA
- a CDS encoding DUF1772 domain-containing protein: MILQLLALLSSATFFGAALYISLVQHPAALEAGGSVGGRFFPPMYKRAARMQIVLALAGSVSGFALWFYGIGFLWLIGAFFLLSVFPVTLILIKPVNDKLLSSENDPDSVETKALLRRWGPLHWIRTVASGTAFVIYLIAGI, from the coding sequence ATGATACTTCAACTCCTCGCCTTACTCTCCTCTGCCACTTTCTTCGGCGCCGCTCTCTATATCTCACTCGTTCAGCATCCCGCCGCTTTGGAAGCGGGCGGTTCCGTTGGCGGACGGTTTTTTCCGCCGATGTATAAACGCGCGGCGCGGATGCAGATTGTTCTTGCTCTGGCGGGTTCGGTATCCGGTTTTGCGCTCTGGTTTTACGGTATAGGGTTTCTCTGGCTTATCGGAGCATTTTTTCTGCTTTCGGTTTTTCCCGTAACTCTGATTTTGATTAAGCCCGTCAACGACAAACTTTTAAGTTCCGAAAACGACCCCGATTCAGTGGAAACGAAGGCGCTTCTGCGCCGCTGGGGTCCGCTTCATTGGATACGGACGGTCGCAAGCGGGACGGCGTTTGTGATTTATCTCATAGCCGGAATTTAA
- a CDS encoding ATP-binding protein, translated as MEKLTNPFKPGAGHQPPYLAGREKERDEFKRLLKQETILENMVLTGLRGVGKTVLLETLKPLAIESGWLWVGTDLSESTSTSEENLAIRLLADLSPITSSIHLKVGQRNIIGFASKKQTKYKTLDFEALFDIYRQTPGLTLDKIKAVLELAWGAISQSGANIRGIVFAYDEAQNLSDHQDKEQFPMALLLDTFQSLQRKGLPLMLVLTGLPTLFPKLVDSRTFAERMFHVVDLEKLGDEDSRQAITKPIEDSESPIVLTPQSVDTIVKMSGGYPYFIQFICKEVFDVFIQLADKGKKASVPAEKIERKLDADFFSGRWSRATDRQRDLMVAIASLKRQDGEFTVQEVVKQSKKTSDNPFSNSHVNQMLATLCDQGLVFKNRHGKYSFAIPLLGEYILREKERDEEEGGAI; from the coding sequence ATGGAGAAACTGACAAACCCTTTCAAGCCGGGAGCCGGGCATCAGCCTCCCTATCTTGCTGGAAGAGAGAAAGAGAGAGATGAATTCAAGCGTCTTCTCAAGCAGGAAACCATTTTGGAGAATATGGTGCTTACCGGATTGCGGGGAGTGGGGAAAACCGTCTTGCTTGAAACGCTGAAGCCTCTCGCCATAGAAAGCGGCTGGCTTTGGGTCGGCACGGACTTGAGCGAATCCACCAGCACAAGTGAAGAAAATCTGGCAATCCGCCTTCTTGCCGATTTGTCCCCCATTACTTCATCCATTCATTTGAAAGTCGGACAGCGCAACATCATCGGCTTTGCCAGTAAGAAGCAAACCAAATACAAGACGCTTGATTTCGAAGCGCTGTTTGATATCTACAGGCAAACTCCGGGGCTCACGCTTGACAAAATCAAAGCCGTTCTGGAATTGGCATGGGGGGCAATCTCGCAGTCGGGCGCAAACATTCGCGGGATTGTATTCGCCTATGATGAAGCGCAAAACCTCTCAGACCATCAGGACAAAGAGCAGTTCCCCATGGCTTTGCTGCTTGACACATTCCAATCCCTGCAACGGAAGGGGCTGCCGTTAATGCTCGTATTGACGGGGTTGCCGACCTTGTTCCCGAAATTGGTGGACTCCCGCACTTTTGCGGAGCGTATGTTTCATGTGGTTGACTTGGAGAAACTTGGAGACGAAGACAGCAGACAAGCCATAACAAAACCGATTGAAGACTCTGAAAGCCCCATAGTGTTAACCCCGCAATCGGTGGACACCATAGTTAAAATGTCGGGCGGTTATCCGTATTTCATACAGTTTATATGCAAGGAAGTGTTTGATGTGTTCATACAACTTGCGGACAAAGGGAAAAAGGCGAGTGTGCCCGCCGAAAAAATTGAGCGGAAACTGGACGCCGATTTCTTTTCCGGACGCTGGTCACGCGCCACAGACCGCCAGCGCGACCTGATGGTTGCGATTGCCTCTTTGAAGCGTCAAGACGGAGAGTTCACTGTTCAGGAAGTGGTGAAACAGTCAAAAAAGACTTCGGACAATCCGTTCAGCAACAGCCATGTAAATCAAATGCTGGCTACGCTTTGCGATCAGGGGCTTGTGTTTAAGAACCGGCACGGCAAGTATTCTTTTGCCATCCCGCTTTTGGGGGAATACATTTTGAGGGAGAAGGAGCGGGATGAGGAAGAAGGCGGCGCGATTTGA
- a CDS encoding class I SAM-dependent methyltransferase gives MDWNVTDYERNASYVWQRAGEVLDLLAPRAGEVILDVGCGTGALMSKIAESGCEVVGVDSSPEMVSAAREKGLDARVVDAQCMEFSNQFDAVFSNASLHWMPDSNAVLSNVHKALKPGGRFCAEFGAKNNAQTIIDALYEQLQKFNLNGDDYKPWDFPAGEDYRRRLERNGFEIIELTVADRITPLPTDVAGWLKTFAGPFLRDIPPNRRDEVITAAADKAGRKLKTGDGKWVVDYTRLRFLARKR, from the coding sequence ATGGACTGGAACGTCACCGATTACGAGCGCAACGCCTCTTATGTCTGGCAGCGCGCCGGAGAGGTTCTTGACCTGCTTGCGCCCCGCGCGGGGGAAGTGATTCTTGATGTTGGTTGCGGCACCGGCGCTCTAATGAGCAAGATCGCCGAGTCCGGCTGTGAGGTTGTTGGTGTTGACAGCAGCCCGGAGATGGTCTCGGCGGCACGGGAGAAAGGGCTTGATGCCCGTGTTGTTGATGCTCAATGTATGGAGTTCAGCAATCAGTTTGACGCTGTCTTCTCCAACGCCTCCCTGCACTGGATGCCCGATTCCAATGCGGTTCTGTCCAATGTTCACAAGGCATTGAAGCCGGGCGGGCGGTTCTGCGCCGAGTTCGGCGCAAAAAATAACGCGCAGACCATAATTGACGCTCTTTATGAACAGTTGCAAAAATTCAATCTCAACGGCGATGACTACAAGCCGTGGGATTTTCCCGCCGGAGAAGACTACCGCCGCAGGCTGGAAAGAAACGGATTTGAAATCATTGAGTTGACGGTTGCCGACAGAATCACGCCGCTCCCCACGGATGTCGCGGGCTGGCTCAAGACATTTGCCGGTCCTTTTTTGCGGGACATTCCCCCGAATCGGCGCGATGAAGTCATCACCGCCGCCGCAGACAAAGCGGGTCGCAAACTCAAAACCGGAGACGGCAAATGGGTGGTGGATTACACGCGCCTCCGTTTTCTTGCGCGAAAACGGTGA
- a CDS encoding type II toxin-antitoxin system RelE/ParE family toxin, whose amino-acid sequence MPFPKIVVGYKKKDGKSPFSDWLSKIDDNAARKVQRGISNMRQGNFSNAESVGQGVSEYKIHFGPGYRIYFGMDGENLVILLGGGTKKRQGRDIEMAKGLWREYKSRKKEGGIQWH is encoded by the coding sequence ATGCCATTTCCCAAAATAGTTGTTGGTTATAAGAAGAAGGATGGCAAGAGTCCTTTTTCTGACTGGCTTTCAAAGATTGATGACAACGCCGCAAGAAAAGTTCAACGCGGGATTTCAAATATGAGGCAGGGAAACTTCTCAAATGCGGAGTCGGTGGGTCAAGGGGTTAGTGAGTACAAGATTCATTTCGGTCCCGGATACAGGATATACTTTGGTATGGATGGTGAAAATCTGGTTATACTTCTGGGCGGAGGGACAAAAAAGAGACAGGGGCGTGATATTGAAATGGCAAAAGGTCTGTGGAGAGAATACAAGTCTCGGAAAAAAGAGGGAGGCATACAATGGCACTAA
- a CDS encoding DUF481 domain-containing protein: MFRAKNVLATTVLALLCITAPRNAPAGSCKITDSDLRNWEVSSGLAFSGARGNTDKTDIGLRFCYEFENKGNRVTSKSRYEFGKVDGIKNQDLWRSDLSYLRRIKSVFVDFSSFAEKDEINLVDLRFGLGGGLSADFLSSPTAKINGKTLIFWEREKRQSLPVNDFASMHFVAEIEKKMANFKTSLSSVFILPLNETDNFRSETEAAVSVPLFEGISLKLTATVEYDNEPANEAVKKTDFRYATSLHFAL, encoded by the coding sequence ATGTTCCGCGCAAAAAATGTTTTAGCGACAACAGTTCTGGCCTTGCTCTGCATAACCGCGCCCCGCAATGCCCCCGCCGGTTCATGCAAAATCACCGACTCCGATTTGAGAAACTGGGAAGTCTCAAGCGGTCTGGCTTTCTCCGGAGCGCGGGGCAATACGGATAAAACTGACATAGGCCTCCGGTTCTGTTACGAGTTTGAAAACAAGGGAAACAGGGTAACAAGCAAAAGCAGATATGAATTCGGCAAGGTTGACGGCATAAAAAACCAGGATCTCTGGCGTTCCGACCTGTCTTATCTGCGCCGGATTAAGTCCGTGTTTGTTGATTTCAGTTCCTTTGCCGAAAAGGACGAAATCAATCTCGTGGATTTGCGTTTCGGTCTCGGCGGCGGGCTGTCTGCGGACTTTCTGTCCTCTCCGACCGCAAAGATCAACGGGAAGACCCTTATCTTCTGGGAAAGGGAAAAGAGACAGTCTCTGCCTGTGAATGATTTTGCCTCCATGCACTTTGTGGCGGAGATTGAGAAAAAGATGGCAAATTTCAAAACCTCCCTGTCTTCAGTATTTATCCTCCCCCTTAATGAAACAGACAATTTCCGGAGTGAGACCGAGGCGGCGGTCTCCGTTCCGCTCTTTGAGGGCATATCACTCAAACTTACCGCCACAGTTGAATACGACAATGAGCCGGCAAATGAGGCTGTCAAAAAGACGGACTTCAGGTATGCGACATCGCTTCATTTCGCTTTGTGA